Within Candidatus Bathyarchaeia archaeon, the genomic segment GTTGATCTTTTGGGTTTGGGAAATCGCCCACTGCTGCAACACCTAATCCAACGTTAACATTTGCTTCTTTTTTCGGGAATATCCAGTAGTATCCTCCCGGCGCAGCTTTAAGGTCTAGGTATATTTGGCAGAATTCAGGCTCATCGATCTCGGTCTTTAAAGCCCGTATCTCCCTATAGCATATAACCTCATCTTTTTTGTCAATAGTTGTCTCTATCCCCATCTCTGGCGGAAGTTTTCTCCTTAAAACGGCGGCATATCCACTTGCATCAATGGTGACTTTTCCTTCAATCTTAAATTTTGAATTTGTCCTACGATCTATGGCTATTACACCCCTAACGAAGCCATCCTCTATTATTGGTTCTAGTGCCTGCGTTAAATCTAGGAGTGTAGCACCAGCATCGATAGCTTCCCTCAGTAACCTCTGTCCAAAAGAGCGCCTATTCACCACGAATCCATGAAGACCCTCACCAGCTAGGCGGAAGACGGTTTCCAAGTCCGGTGAGTAAACCTTTATACCCATAATCACCCTTTCAAGCTCATCCCCAACGGGATAAGCTAAACCTAAATTATCAAAGTGGTGCTTTCCTATGGCGTCCCCACAAACCTTGTCACCTATAGAGCCAGCATCCTTACAGTCAACTAAACAAACTGATAAACCGGATTTAGCTGCAGTCTTAGCGGCTAAACAACCCCCAGTTCCAGCACCAACAACAATAACATCAAATTTGTTCATAGACATCATCTTACGGTATACTTTCCATGTCTAAATTTAAAAATTTTAAAAATTTAAAAACGTTAGGTTTCATGAAACTGCTCATATTACTATTTATTTCATTTCTTCCTCAAAGATCCTCAGGAGTTCTTCTTTTTTGATGCCAAGCTTATCCACCAGCTCTCTAATCCACCTTATATATAACCTGAAGAGGTTACATGCAATCTCAATTTTTTCTTCCCTAGGAAGATCTTCTTCCTCAACCAATAGTAAGGCAAACCATCTACCTAAGTCTGTAAGCGTGTATGTTTTAAGCCATACTGTCCTCCCAGAAACCTCGGTCTTCTCCATATGCTCATCGAGTATCCCTAGATCCGTTAGGGATTTCAAATGCTCTATAATAGTCTTATTTGAATAATTCAGACTCTCAATTAAATCCTTCTGATATATCTTTTTGGAAAACCCTCTCTTGAGAGCAAGCTTCAAAATATCGACTGGAACTGAAGAACCAAATATTGTTCTTAAAACTTCATGCTTACTGCTTTTAGGTAGGAAAATTACATATGGATAAATCTTTGCGGCCATGGGAAAACCTCTGCAATCCTATTTTTCAGGTATTACTATAGGATATTTAAGTGGGTATCGCGATTTAAAGTTAAATTTCTATGATGCCACTTTTTCTTAGCGTGTAAATGATGCCGAAGCAGATTGAGGAGGCAACTGCAGTATATATTAGTCTCTCAATTATATATATTGGAAATGTAAGCGTAAATATTGTTCCAAGACCTGTTGGATCAATTTTAGGCAACCCTGATTTAAGCCATGAAAAACCGAGATTGACAAGAGCATCCTTTATACCCTTAAGCTGAATAAACCAGTTTACAGATCCAATAAAAATCAAGTTTCCCATCATATGATTAGCCATTATACCACTAAAACTTACAGTCACCACTCCCATCATAACCTTGCGTTTATCTTCACGGCTTATGAAATCAACAATCTTATCTCTGAGGATGAGAATAAGCGCTAGTGCAATTAGGTGGAGTATGGGATAGTAGGGTACTAGGAGACCTGGTGGAGAGAGATACCATAAACAATTTAAAATTATCAATATTGCAGCCGCCAACTCCCAATT encodes:
- a CDS encoding NAD(P)/FAD-dependent oxidoreductase, translated to MNKFDVIVVGAGTGGCLAAKTAAKSGLSVCLVDCKDAGSIGDKVCGDAIGKHHFDNLGLAYPVGDELERVIMGIKVYSPDLETVFRLAGEGLHGFVVNRRSFGQRLLREAIDAGATLLDLTQALEPIIEDGFVRGVIAIDRRTNSKFKIEGKVTIDASGYAAVLRRKLPPEMGIETTIDKKDEVICYREIRALKTEIDEPEFCQIYLDLKAAPGGYYWIFPKKEANVNVGLGVAAVGDFPNPKDQLYKFVLSKKIFHESVLIHGGGGVVPTRRPLNSFVGNGIVIIGDAACHVNPIHGGGMGPSMMAGKISAEVISKVLMKGEPTIENLWPINVHYMKTYGAKQAGLDVFRIFLQSLTNEDINYGMKYRLIKEDDVLKAGLEGDVHLNITDATRRIFVGLGKISFLKKLYTMARRSRMIKKAYEEYPQSPEDMFMWNLKYKNI
- a CDS encoding ECF transporter S component, producing MKMNAKQVALISVFSALQLIISRLPGIPIIGIAEGKIEPQLFLMPTMSMVLGPWLGGAAAFLGNFIAWLIPETTFFGMLMLPTIPIGTIVCGFLSRKSGRSNWELAAAILIILNCLWYLSPPGLLVPYYPILHLIALALILILRDKIVDFISREDKRKVMMGVVTVSFSGIMANHMMGNLIFIGSVNWFIQLKGIKDALVNLGFSWLKSGLPKIDPTGLGTIFTLTFPIYIIERLIYTAVASSICFGIIYTLRKSGIIEI